The Capra hircus breed San Clemente chromosome 25, ASM170441v1, whole genome shotgun sequence genome has a window encoding:
- the PRR14 gene encoding proline-rich protein 14 isoform X2, with amino-acid sequence MAALPNWLLTLRHDGRQAASLSFSPPRKTRTGDWAVPKGSEKKALGGWAVLAKASFKGAGGGSRRRPGIHGRRRTPGRQRLCRQPLAGALWGAKSPKRPKLQPLGAPSPLEKASRRVLAVVLEDVMAARMVPLAPQEESSTPRHHSNWRDSVRSQQPASPSRQATWSPQARPPDPLHLCREPLSRVRRPPSTPRRQSRTTPGPEEGPSQKVDQVHQPTLVVMLQDIASSRSRAEGFADEARNFIVPARRAEPKVMVHQPKPPSRDLPAPSHPSALSANPLASPPPAPDPVLEPPSTPPPSSLLRPRLSPWGLAPLFHSVRSKLESFADIFLTPNKAPRPPPPSSPMKLELKIAISEAGQSGASEGTVAISPRPPIRQWRTQDQNPPASLTKPSLGRSHSCPDLGPPGPDPCSWPPVPAPSSRPRPRRHTVGGGEMAKAPPPPRPCLRKEVFPLGGVGGSPPLVTSCSSTASTSSFSEPAEPRLSSTKRKEPRAPEDQVLSDSETKTIGKVSRFRIRRTPARSQINLTPMGLPRPVRLNKKEFSLEEIYTNKNYQSPTTRRTFETIFEEPRERNGTLIFTSSRKLRRTVEFRDSSLPRSRRPSRGARAAAGRTLPPNLGPSPDVEPLLQQRLQELDASLLEEEEEGDQDRPPRT; translated from the exons ATGGCGGCACTGCCCAATTGGCTTCTTACCCTTAGGCATGATGGCCGCCAGGCGGCTTCACTTAGTTTCTCACCACCCCGGAAGACCAGGACCGGCGATTGGGCGGTGCCCAAAGGCTCCGAGAAGAAGGCCCTCGGCGGTTGGGCAGTGCTGGCCAAGGCTAGTTTTAAAGGAGCCGGAGGTGGGAGCCGTCGAAGACCCGGGATCCACGGGAGGCGGCG CACGCCTGGCCGGCAGCGTCTGTGCCGCCAACCCCTTGCTGGAGCATTATGGGGAGCCAAGAGCCCCAAACGGCCGAAACTGCAGCCTCTCGGGGCCCCTTCGCCCTTGGAAAAAGCCTCTCGGCGGGTCCTGGCCGTGGTCCTGGAAGATGTCATGGCTGCCCGCATG GTCCCCCTGGCGCCCCAAGAAGAGAGTTCCACCCCACGACACCACAGCAACTGGCGGGATTCTGTTCGCAGCCAGCAGCCTGCCTCACCATCCCGGCAGGCCACGTGGTCCCCACAAGCCAG GCCTCCCGACCCACTGCACCTATGTCGAGAGCCCCTGAGCCGTGTCCGTCGGCCCCCTTCCACCCCAAGGCGGCAATCAAGGACAACACCTGGCCCAGAGGAGGGCCCTTCACAAAAGGTGGACCAGGTGCACCAGCCCACCCTGGTGGTGATGCTACAGGACATTGCCAGCTCCAGATCCCGAGCTGAG GGCTTTGCTGATGAGGCTCGCAACTTCATCGTCCCAGCGAGAAG AGCTGAGCCCAAGGTGATGGTTCACCAGCCAAAGCCTCCGTCCAGGGACCTGCCAgccccatcccatccatctgCCCTGTCTGCAAACCCTCTGGCGAGCCCACCACCAG CCCCAGATCCTGTTCTGGAGCCCCCATCGACCCCACCGCCGTCCAGCCTTTTACGCCCCCGCCTCAGTCCCTGGGGCTTGGCCCCCCTCTTCCATTCCGTCCGCTCCAAGCTGGAGAGCTTTGCTGACATCTTCCTCACACCCAACAAAGCCCCacgacccccacccccatcatccCCCATGAAGTTGGAGTTGAAGATTGCCATCTCAGAGGCCGGGCAGTCCGGGGCTTCTGAGGGCACTGTGGCAATCAGTCCCCGGCCCCCTATCCGCCAATGGCGGACCCAAGACCAGAACCCCCCAGCATCTCTCACTAAGCCCTCTCTGGGCCGAAGCCACTCCTGCCCTGACCTGGGGCCTCCTGGCCCAGATCCCTGCAGCTGGCCCCCTGTTCCGGCCCCCTCGAGCCGGCCACGGCCTCGGCGGCACACGGTGGGTGGTGGAGAGATGGCCAAAGCCCCACCACCCCCTCGGCCCTGTCTCCGGAAAGAGGTCTTCCCTCTTGGAGGAGTGGGAGGCTCTCCTCCCCTCGTCACATCTTGCTCGTCTACTGCATCcacctcttccttctctgaaCCTGCAGAACCCAG GTTGAGCTCAACCAAGAGAAAGGAGCCAAGGGCCCCAGAAGACCAGGTGCTTTCAGACTCTGAGACCAAG ACCATTGGGAAAGTCTCTCGATTCAGAATACGCAGGACACCGGCCCGTTCTCAAATAAACCTCACACCAATGGGGCTGCCTCGGCCAGTCAG GTTGAACAAGAAAGAGTTCAGCTTGGAAGAAATTTACACCAACAAGAATTACCAGTCACCCACAACCAGGAG GACCTTTGAGACCATCTTTGAGGAACCCCGGGAGCGCAATGGGACTCTGATTTTCACCAGCTCAAGGAAGCTCCGGCGGACTGTAGAATTTCGGGACAGCAGTCTTCCTCGATCCCGGCGGCCATCTCGCGGGGCCCGGGCTGCAGCTGGCAGGACCCTTCCTCCCAATCTGGGCCCCAGCCCAGATGTAGAACCCCTGCTGCAGCAGCGACTCCAGGAGCTGGATGCCTcactcctggaggaggaggaggaaggggatcaAGATCGGCCCCCTCGGACTTAG
- the PRR14 gene encoding proline-rich protein 14 isoform X1 has translation MAALPNWLLTLRHDGRQAASLSFSPPRKTRTGDWAVPKGSEKKALGGWAVLAKASFKGAGGGSRRRPGIHGRRRLEPGIPQGLPGAAASPMDLPGDSSTPGRQRLCRQPLAGALWGAKSPKRPKLQPLGAPSPLEKASRRVLAVVLEDVMAARMVPLAPQEESSTPRHHSNWRDSVRSQQPASPSRQATWSPQARPPDPLHLCREPLSRVRRPPSTPRRQSRTTPGPEEGPSQKVDQVHQPTLVVMLQDIASSRSRAEGFADEARNFIVPARRAEPKVMVHQPKPPSRDLPAPSHPSALSANPLASPPPAPDPVLEPPSTPPPSSLLRPRLSPWGLAPLFHSVRSKLESFADIFLTPNKAPRPPPPSSPMKLELKIAISEAGQSGASEGTVAISPRPPIRQWRTQDQNPPASLTKPSLGRSHSCPDLGPPGPDPCSWPPVPAPSSRPRPRRHTVGGGEMAKAPPPPRPCLRKEVFPLGGVGGSPPLVTSCSSTASTSSFSEPAEPRLSSTKRKEPRAPEDQVLSDSETKTIGKVSRFRIRRTPARSQINLTPMGLPRPVRLNKKEFSLEEIYTNKNYQSPTTRRTFETIFEEPRERNGTLIFTSSRKLRRTVEFRDSSLPRSRRPSRGARAAAGRTLPPNLGPSPDVEPLLQQRLQELDASLLEEEEEGDQDRPPRT, from the exons ATGGCGGCACTGCCCAATTGGCTTCTTACCCTTAGGCATGATGGCCGCCAGGCGGCTTCACTTAGTTTCTCACCACCCCGGAAGACCAGGACCGGCGATTGGGCGGTGCCCAAAGGCTCCGAGAAGAAGGCCCTCGGCGGTTGGGCAGTGCTGGCCAAGGCTAGTTTTAAAGGAGCCGGAGGTGGGAGCCGTCGAAGACCCGGGATCCACGGGAGGCGGCG gctggaaCCTGGGATCCCCCAGGGACTCCCCGGAGCCGCCGCTTCCCCCATGGACTTGCCCGGGGACTCCAG CACGCCTGGCCGGCAGCGTCTGTGCCGCCAACCCCTTGCTGGAGCATTATGGGGAGCCAAGAGCCCCAAACGGCCGAAACTGCAGCCTCTCGGGGCCCCTTCGCCCTTGGAAAAAGCCTCTCGGCGGGTCCTGGCCGTGGTCCTGGAAGATGTCATGGCTGCCCGCATG GTCCCCCTGGCGCCCCAAGAAGAGAGTTCCACCCCACGACACCACAGCAACTGGCGGGATTCTGTTCGCAGCCAGCAGCCTGCCTCACCATCCCGGCAGGCCACGTGGTCCCCACAAGCCAG GCCTCCCGACCCACTGCACCTATGTCGAGAGCCCCTGAGCCGTGTCCGTCGGCCCCCTTCCACCCCAAGGCGGCAATCAAGGACAACACCTGGCCCAGAGGAGGGCCCTTCACAAAAGGTGGACCAGGTGCACCAGCCCACCCTGGTGGTGATGCTACAGGACATTGCCAGCTCCAGATCCCGAGCTGAG GGCTTTGCTGATGAGGCTCGCAACTTCATCGTCCCAGCGAGAAG AGCTGAGCCCAAGGTGATGGTTCACCAGCCAAAGCCTCCGTCCAGGGACCTGCCAgccccatcccatccatctgCCCTGTCTGCAAACCCTCTGGCGAGCCCACCACCAG CCCCAGATCCTGTTCTGGAGCCCCCATCGACCCCACCGCCGTCCAGCCTTTTACGCCCCCGCCTCAGTCCCTGGGGCTTGGCCCCCCTCTTCCATTCCGTCCGCTCCAAGCTGGAGAGCTTTGCTGACATCTTCCTCACACCCAACAAAGCCCCacgacccccacccccatcatccCCCATGAAGTTGGAGTTGAAGATTGCCATCTCAGAGGCCGGGCAGTCCGGGGCTTCTGAGGGCACTGTGGCAATCAGTCCCCGGCCCCCTATCCGCCAATGGCGGACCCAAGACCAGAACCCCCCAGCATCTCTCACTAAGCCCTCTCTGGGCCGAAGCCACTCCTGCCCTGACCTGGGGCCTCCTGGCCCAGATCCCTGCAGCTGGCCCCCTGTTCCGGCCCCCTCGAGCCGGCCACGGCCTCGGCGGCACACGGTGGGTGGTGGAGAGATGGCCAAAGCCCCACCACCCCCTCGGCCCTGTCTCCGGAAAGAGGTCTTCCCTCTTGGAGGAGTGGGAGGCTCTCCTCCCCTCGTCACATCTTGCTCGTCTACTGCATCcacctcttccttctctgaaCCTGCAGAACCCAG GTTGAGCTCAACCAAGAGAAAGGAGCCAAGGGCCCCAGAAGACCAGGTGCTTTCAGACTCTGAGACCAAG ACCATTGGGAAAGTCTCTCGATTCAGAATACGCAGGACACCGGCCCGTTCTCAAATAAACCTCACACCAATGGGGCTGCCTCGGCCAGTCAG GTTGAACAAGAAAGAGTTCAGCTTGGAAGAAATTTACACCAACAAGAATTACCAGTCACCCACAACCAGGAG GACCTTTGAGACCATCTTTGAGGAACCCCGGGAGCGCAATGGGACTCTGATTTTCACCAGCTCAAGGAAGCTCCGGCGGACTGTAGAATTTCGGGACAGCAGTCTTCCTCGATCCCGGCGGCCATCTCGCGGGGCCCGGGCTGCAGCTGGCAGGACCCTTCCTCCCAATCTGGGCCCCAGCCCAGATGTAGAACCCCTGCTGCAGCAGCGACTCCAGGAGCTGGATGCCTcactcctggaggaggaggaggaaggggatcaAGATCGGCCCCCTCGGACTTAG
- the PRR14 gene encoding proline-rich protein 14 isoform X3 yields MDLPGDSSTPGRQRLCRQPLAGALWGAKSPKRPKLQPLGAPSPLEKASRRVLAVVLEDVMAARMVPLAPQEESSTPRHHSNWRDSVRSQQPASPSRQATWSPQARPPDPLHLCREPLSRVRRPPSTPRRQSRTTPGPEEGPSQKVDQVHQPTLVVMLQDIASSRSRAEGFADEARNFIVPARRAEPKVMVHQPKPPSRDLPAPSHPSALSANPLASPPPAPDPVLEPPSTPPPSSLLRPRLSPWGLAPLFHSVRSKLESFADIFLTPNKAPRPPPPSSPMKLELKIAISEAGQSGASEGTVAISPRPPIRQWRTQDQNPPASLTKPSLGRSHSCPDLGPPGPDPCSWPPVPAPSSRPRPRRHTVGGGEMAKAPPPPRPCLRKEVFPLGGVGGSPPLVTSCSSTASTSSFSEPAEPRLSSTKRKEPRAPEDQVLSDSETKTIGKVSRFRIRRTPARSQINLTPMGLPRPVRLNKKEFSLEEIYTNKNYQSPTTRRTFETIFEEPRERNGTLIFTSSRKLRRTVEFRDSSLPRSRRPSRGARAAAGRTLPPNLGPSPDVEPLLQQRLQELDASLLEEEEEGDQDRPPRT; encoded by the exons ATGGACTTGCCCGGGGACTCCAG CACGCCTGGCCGGCAGCGTCTGTGCCGCCAACCCCTTGCTGGAGCATTATGGGGAGCCAAGAGCCCCAAACGGCCGAAACTGCAGCCTCTCGGGGCCCCTTCGCCCTTGGAAAAAGCCTCTCGGCGGGTCCTGGCCGTGGTCCTGGAAGATGTCATGGCTGCCCGCATG GTCCCCCTGGCGCCCCAAGAAGAGAGTTCCACCCCACGACACCACAGCAACTGGCGGGATTCTGTTCGCAGCCAGCAGCCTGCCTCACCATCCCGGCAGGCCACGTGGTCCCCACAAGCCAG GCCTCCCGACCCACTGCACCTATGTCGAGAGCCCCTGAGCCGTGTCCGTCGGCCCCCTTCCACCCCAAGGCGGCAATCAAGGACAACACCTGGCCCAGAGGAGGGCCCTTCACAAAAGGTGGACCAGGTGCACCAGCCCACCCTGGTGGTGATGCTACAGGACATTGCCAGCTCCAGATCCCGAGCTGAG GGCTTTGCTGATGAGGCTCGCAACTTCATCGTCCCAGCGAGAAG AGCTGAGCCCAAGGTGATGGTTCACCAGCCAAAGCCTCCGTCCAGGGACCTGCCAgccccatcccatccatctgCCCTGTCTGCAAACCCTCTGGCGAGCCCACCACCAG CCCCAGATCCTGTTCTGGAGCCCCCATCGACCCCACCGCCGTCCAGCCTTTTACGCCCCCGCCTCAGTCCCTGGGGCTTGGCCCCCCTCTTCCATTCCGTCCGCTCCAAGCTGGAGAGCTTTGCTGACATCTTCCTCACACCCAACAAAGCCCCacgacccccacccccatcatccCCCATGAAGTTGGAGTTGAAGATTGCCATCTCAGAGGCCGGGCAGTCCGGGGCTTCTGAGGGCACTGTGGCAATCAGTCCCCGGCCCCCTATCCGCCAATGGCGGACCCAAGACCAGAACCCCCCAGCATCTCTCACTAAGCCCTCTCTGGGCCGAAGCCACTCCTGCCCTGACCTGGGGCCTCCTGGCCCAGATCCCTGCAGCTGGCCCCCTGTTCCGGCCCCCTCGAGCCGGCCACGGCCTCGGCGGCACACGGTGGGTGGTGGAGAGATGGCCAAAGCCCCACCACCCCCTCGGCCCTGTCTCCGGAAAGAGGTCTTCCCTCTTGGAGGAGTGGGAGGCTCTCCTCCCCTCGTCACATCTTGCTCGTCTACTGCATCcacctcttccttctctgaaCCTGCAGAACCCAG GTTGAGCTCAACCAAGAGAAAGGAGCCAAGGGCCCCAGAAGACCAGGTGCTTTCAGACTCTGAGACCAAG ACCATTGGGAAAGTCTCTCGATTCAGAATACGCAGGACACCGGCCCGTTCTCAAATAAACCTCACACCAATGGGGCTGCCTCGGCCAGTCAG GTTGAACAAGAAAGAGTTCAGCTTGGAAGAAATTTACACCAACAAGAATTACCAGTCACCCACAACCAGGAG GACCTTTGAGACCATCTTTGAGGAACCCCGGGAGCGCAATGGGACTCTGATTTTCACCAGCTCAAGGAAGCTCCGGCGGACTGTAGAATTTCGGGACAGCAGTCTTCCTCGATCCCGGCGGCCATCTCGCGGGGCCCGGGCTGCAGCTGGCAGGACCCTTCCTCCCAATCTGGGCCCCAGCCCAGATGTAGAACCCCTGCTGCAGCAGCGACTCCAGGAGCTGGATGCCTcactcctggaggaggaggaggaaggggatcaAGATCGGCCCCCTCGGACTTAG
- the FBRS gene encoding LOW QUALITY PROTEIN: probable fibrosin-1 (The sequence of the model RefSeq protein was modified relative to this genomic sequence to represent the inferred CDS: inserted 1 base in 1 codon): protein METAAAAAPGPGWAAEGERRRRRCSRRDRDREQRRRRGPGGDAPRALLAAPRGSSSSSSPPPPARPWSSASSGERPGGPRRRRPRPRPRPPRPRARKRPAGSGSRGEEDEEEEEGGADDGEAEEEPEEEEEEEEDLIDGFAIASFASLEALQKDASLQPPERLEHRLKHSGKRKRGGSSGATGEPGDSSDREPGRPSGDRARKWPNKRRRKEASSRHSLEAGYICDAESDLDERVSDDDLDPSFTVSTSKASGPHGAFNGNCEAKLSVVPKVSGLERSQEQPPGPDPLLVPFPPKEPPPPPAPRPPVSPPAPLPAAPSLPPPPQPQLQLRVSPFGLRTSPYGSSLDLSTGSSSRPPPKAPAPPVAQPPPSSSSSSSSSSSASSSSAQLTHRPPTPSLPLPLSTHSFPPPGLRXPPPPHHPSLFSPGPTLPPPPPLLQVPGHPGASAANALSEQDLIGQDLNSRYLNAQGGPEVVGAGGSARPLAFQFHQHNHQHQHTHQHTHQHFTPYPPGLLPPHGPHMFEKYPGKMEGLFRHNPYTAFPPAVPGLPPGLPPAVSFGSLQGAFQPKSTNPELPPRLGPVPSGLPQKGTQIPDHFRPPLRKPGKWCAMHVRVAYMILRHQEKMKGDSHKLDFRNDLLPCLPGPYGALPPGQELSHPAASLFTATGAVHAAANPFTAAPGAHGPFLSPSTHIDPFGRPTSFASLAALSNGAFGGLGSPTFNSGAVFAQKESPGAPPAFASPPDPWGRLHRSPLAFPAWVRPPEAARTPGSDKERPVERREPSLTKEEKDRDLPFSRPQLRVSPATPKARAGEEGARPTKESVRVKEERKEEAAAAAAAAAAAAAAAAAATTGPQGLHLLFERPRPPPFLGPSPPERCAGFLEPTWLAGPPRLARPPRFYEAGEELTGPGAVAAARLYGLEPAHPLLYSRLAPPPPPTAAPGTPHLLSKTPPGALLGAPPPLVPAPRPSSPPRAPGPARADR from the exons ATGGAGACGGCAGCGGCCGCGGCTCCTGGCCCGGGCTGGGCCGCTGAGggggagcggcggcggcggcgctgcTCGCGCCGAGACCGAGACCGGGAGCAGCGGCGCCGCCGAGGTCCCGGCGGCGACGCGCCCCGGGCCCTGTTGGCCGCCCCGCGCGGCTCCTCGTCTTCgtcgtcgccgccgccgccggccagGCCGTGGTCGTCAGCTTCGTCTGGAGAGCGGCCCGGAGGCCCGAGACGGCGGCGGCCGCGTCCCAGGCCTCGGCCCCCGCGACCCCGAGCTCGGAAGCGGCCTGCTGGCTCGGGCAGCCGCGGGGaggaagatgaggaggaggaggaggggggcgcAGACGATGGGGAGGCCGAGGAAGAgcctgaggaggaggaagaagaagaggaggactTGATCGATGGTTTCGCCATCGCCAGCTTCGCCAGCCTCGAGGCCTTGCAG AAGGATGCGTCTCTTCAGCCCCCAGAGCGACTGGAGCATCGGCTGAAGCATTCTGGGAAACGGAAGAGGGGTGGCTCCAGTGGGGCAACTGGGGAACCAGGGGACAGCTCTGATCGAGAGCCTGGCCGGCCCTCTGGGGATCGGGCCCGAAAATGGCCCAataagaggagaaggaaagag GCCTCCTCCCGTCATTCTCTGGAAGCTGGATACATA TGTGATGCAGAAAGTGATCTGGACGAGAGG GTCTCCGATGATGACCTCGACCCGTCCTTTACTGTCTCAACCAGCAAAG CCTCGGGCCCCCACGGCGCCTTCAATGGGAACTGTGAAGCAAAACTCTCCGTAGTCCCTAAAGTGTCGGGCCTGGAGCGGAGCCAGGAACAGCCCCCAGGGCCCGACCCGCTGCTAGTGCCTTTCCCCCCGAAGGAACCACCGCCTCCACCGGCCCCTCGGCCTCCTGTCTCACCCCCTGCACCCCTGCCGGCCGCCCCCAgtctgccacccccaccccagccccagctgcAGCTTCGGGTTTCGCCTTTTGGCCTCCGCACTTCCCCCTATGGCAGCAGCCTGGACctcagcactggcag CTCTTCACGGCCGCCCCCCAAGGCCCCGGCCCCTCCCGTGGCTCAACCTCCCCCCTCATCATCCTCTTCgtcctcttcctcctcatctgCCTCCTCCTCGTCCGCGCAGCTCACCCACCGGCCCCCGACGCCCTCACTGCCCCTGCCTTTATCCACCCACAGCTTCCCCCCTCCTGGGCTTC cccccccaccaccccaccacccctccTTGTTCTCCCctggccccaccctgcccccacccccacccctgctgcaGGTGCCAGGGCACCCTGGGGCCTCAGCCGCTAACGCCCTTTCTG aGCAGGACCTGATCGGCCAGGACCTGAACTCTCGCTACCTGAATGCCCAGGGTGGCCCCgaggtggtgggggcagggggctcgGCCCGGCCCCTGGCCTTCCAGTTCCACCAGCACAACCACCAGCACCAGCACACCCACCAGCACACCCACCAGCACTTCACCCCTTACCCCCCGGGCCTGCTGCCACCCCACGGCCCCCACATG TTTGAGAAATAtccaggaaagatggaaggccTTTTCCGGCataat CCGTATACGGCCTTCCCTCCCGCAGTGCCCGGCCTCCCTCCGGGCCTCCCGCCGGCTGTCTCCTTTGGCTCCCTGCAGGGGGCCTTCCAGCCCAAG AGCACGAACCCCGAGCTGCCACCACGACTGGGGCCAGTGCCGAGCGGGCTTCCCCAAAAGGGGACACAG ATCCCTGACCATTTCCGGCCACCTTTGAGG AAACCAGGGAAGTGGTGtgccatgcacgtgcgcgtggCTTACATGATCCTGAGACACCAGGAAAAGATGAAG GGCGACTCCCACAAGCTTGACTTTCGGAACGACCTCCTGCCCTGCCTTCCGGGGCCCTATGGGGCCCTGCCCCCTGGGCAGGAGCTCTCCCACCCGGCCGCCTCCCTCTTCACTGCGACTG GTGCCGTCCATGCTGCAGCCAACCCTTTCACGGCAGCTCCTGGGGCCCACGGACCCTTTCTGAGTCCCAGCACCCACATTG ATCCCTTTGGGCGTCCCACAAGCTTCGCCTCCTTGGCTGCCCTCTCCAACGGGGCCTTTGGAGGCCTGGGCAGCCCCACATTCA ACTCCGGCGCCGTCTTTGCCCAGAAAGAAAGTCCAGGGGCCCCACCAGCTTTCGCCTCCCCCCCAGACCCATGGGGCCGCCTGCATCGCagtcctctggcctttcctgcctGGGTCCGGCCCCCTGAGGCTGCCCGGACCCCGGGCTCAGACAAGGAGCGGCCGGTAGAGCGGAGGGAGCCCTCTCTCACCAAGGAGGAGAAGGACAG GGACCTCCCCTTTTCCCGGCCCCAGCTCCGAGTTTCTCCTGCTACTCCCAAGGCCCGGGCTGGCGAGGAAGGGGCCCGGCCCACCAAGGAGTCTGTGCGGGTAAAGGAGGAGCGGAAGGAAGAggccgctgctgccgccgccgccgctgctgctgccgctgccgccgccgccgctgccaccaCCGGGCCCCAAGGCCTTCACCTGCTGTTTGAGAGGCCCCGGCCACCCCCATTTCTGGGCCCTAGTCCTCCAGAGCGCTGTGCTGGCTTCCTAGAGCCAACCTGGTTGGCTGGGCCCCCTCGCCTCGCTAGGCCGCCCCGCTTCTACGAGGCGGGAGAGGAGCTGACTGGACCTGGGGCCGTGGCCGCCGCCCGCCTCTACGGTCTGGAGCCTGCCCATCCCCTGCTCTACAGCCGCTTGGCTCCGCCGCCACCACCGACTGCAGCCCCAGGAACCCCTCACCTTCTCAGCAAGACCCCACCAGGAGCCCTTTTGGGGGCACCACCTCCGCTTGTGCCCGCCCCCCGGCCTAGTTCCCCTCCTCGGGCCCCTGGCCCAGCCCGGGCTGACAGGTGA